The Daphnia carinata strain CSIRO-1 chromosome 1, CSIRO_AGI_Dcar_HiC_V3, whole genome shotgun sequence sequence aattgaaaattgcttTTGACGCTATTACCGACTAGAATTGCTGTTTATACCAACGCTGAATCGGGCGTAGCAGACGACgttaattgaattttgaaatttgtgATTGTGAATTCGGAGTGGTTCCTGTTGCCCAATTTTTCCAATAGAAGTAGTAGGTGCTTGTTTATTCATAACAAGATTATTTTCGGGGCTACTATTCTTCGATATTTTCCATTGAGGACAAATTGCCGAcctgttaatttttttcaatgacgTCATTGTCTACTGCTCGAGACCGATATAATGCCGCAAATTCACTGCTGTGCCTTCTACAAGCATTGGAAGGACGGGTAACCGTAATTGAATTGCAGAATGAAATGGCCGTCAAGGGCCTCATCTCTCAGGTTGATGGGTAAATATTGTTTCTTCTAAAGAAAGGACTATTTCTAgatctcatttctttttttcttctttttcttttacatatGTTTAGATTCATGAATGTATCTGTACATGATGCAACAGTACAAGGAAATGATGACAAGCACTACCAATTTGAAGAGTTCTTTGTCAAGGCCAGAAACATCAGATATGTTCAAATCCCAGATGATGTGAGACTGTTTCATACAAAACAATCACTTCATAACTTTATAACacttattttcctttttgtagattGATATCACAGAGGCCATCAAGAATCAACTTTAAGGCAAACCCAAACCTAATAAGACAAATATGAGTGAcacaacaaaagcaaaactggctaggaaaagacaaaaagaaacactgAAGTTCattcagcaacagcaacaaactgaagcaaaagaaagtgaacCCCAGCCTCCTGGGACATCACAAGACACAAGCTAATGGTTGAATATCTGACACTTAAATACAATGTTGCCTCAATTACCCTTTGTCTCTGGAATGATTTTAGTATTACAGATGGTTGGTAGTCGATCCTGTAAGCCAACCAATGCAACACTTAGCTGATGCAAGTAGCG is a genomic window containing:
- the LOC130691672 gene encoding LOW QUALITY PROTEIN: U7 snRNA-associated Sm-like protein LSm10 (The sequence of the model RefSeq protein was modified relative to this genomic sequence to represent the inferred CDS: substituted 1 base at 1 genomic stop codon); this encodes MTSLSTARDRYNAANSLLCLLQALEGRVTVIELQNEMAVKGLISQVDGFMNVSVHDATVQGNDDKHYQFEEFFVKARNIRYVQIPDDIDITEAIKNQLXGKPKPNKTNMSDTTKAKLARKRQKETLKFIQQQQQTEAKESEPQPPGTSQDTS